In Stegostoma tigrinum isolate sSteTig4 chromosome 12, sSteTig4.hap1, whole genome shotgun sequence, the following proteins share a genomic window:
- the LOC125457346 gene encoding uncharacterized protein LOC125457346, translated as MNPIGMTSLAAFILLCFAIQSKLIICKEIPVKQYPLHLHVEPGHSATLVCAFELDVGNENEIDVYWTKQVNQSETHDVLHISSKSFQTLKTNAIHNSSEGSFSYSGNLKRGVMVLEMKNMQKTDFGLYICKVARTIPPPPMEGSGHGTNIVEYTKDSSQSGAGNRTYLHQHCISENAFITIIVSLVIYSLIMTVLAIVCWIYKRRSSEAQRDSLIYVDMRKRKE; from the exons ATGAATCCAATTGGAATGACATCTCTGGCAGCTTTTATTTTGCTCTGTTTCGCCATTCAGAGTAAGCTCATCATCTGTAAAG AGATTCCTGTAAAACAATACCCTTTGCATCTTCATGTTGAACCTGGGCACTCAGCTACCTTAGTTTGTGCTTTTGAACTTGATGTTGGGAATGAAAATGAGATTGATGTTTACTGGACTAAGCAAGTAAACCAAAGTGAAACCCATGATGTACTCCACATTTCTTCAAAGAGCTTTCAAACACTGAAAACAAACGCAATTCATAATAGCTCTGAAGGATCCTTCAGTTACTCTGGCAATCTAAAACGAGGTGTAATGGTTCTTGAAATGAAAAACATGCAAAAAACAGACTTTGGCTTGTACATATGCAAAGTAGCCAGAACTATACCCCCTCCACCCATGGAAGGAAGTGGGCATGGTACTAACATAGTTG AATACACGAAAGATTCTTCCCAGTCAG gaGCTGGGAACAGAACATATCTACATCAGCATTGTATCAGTGAAAATGCATTTATTACAATAATTGTGAGCCTTGTTATATACTCTCTTATTATGACAGTCCTTGCAATAGTTTGTTGG ATTTACAAAAGAAGATCAAGTGAAGCACAGAGGGACTCATTGATATATGTAGACATGAGAAAAAGGAAAGAATGA